The window CTTTTGAGTAATACAGCTTCAGTACTAAACTTAAGAGAAAAACCCGCTCTTGATTCCCCAATTATAGCTAGAATAAATAAATGTGACCAAGTTAGTTTCTTGGAAGAGACGATTGAAAAAGCATTAGTGAATGGAGAATTATTCTCTTTTTATAAAGTTGAATATAATTTCACAAAAATTGGTTTTGCTTCTAGTAAATATCTTAAAAAGATAAATAATATTTCCTTTTCTTACAATAAAAAACCTTTTAATATTGTCGGCACATGGCCACTTTACTATGATTCTCCAAATGCTATTTTCACTTTTAATGATGATAATACTTTTATCCGAGATATTTACGATGAATCTGGAAATCACAAAGATTCAGATTTATCTAATGGAATTTATGAATACGATGGATGTTGTAAATTAAAAGCAACTTTTTCAAATGGTAAAGTTATCACTTTTGATGTGATTTCAATTAGCGATTCAAACAAAAATGAAAAAACTACACTTATGTTAGAATGCTTTATATTAGAAATTGGAAAATCTCAATAATCCATAAAAATCCTTCGCATAACTGCAACTTACCGCTTCGCTTCGGCACTAGGCCTCGCTCGGGCTTCGCCAAATCCTCCTCCTGGCATTCGCCTTGCTTACGCAAGCTACATGCCAGTCCCTAACGTCCCGTTTCCGGGACTCAGGGTCGGAGGACTTCGGTAAGTCTAGTTCGTTATACGACATCCGTAAAAATATAGAAAAGAGTAAAAAAA is drawn from Leptospira ellinghausenii and contains these coding sequences:
- a CDS encoding SH3 domain-containing protein, whose translation is MKKLIILCLLISFCNKEQTENIAKKTSSPYSKDTLLSNTASVLNLREKPALDSPIIARINKCDQVSFLEETIEKALVNGELFSFYKVEYNFTKIGFASSKYLKKINNISFSYNKKPFNIVGTWPLYYDSPNAIFTFNDDNTFIRDIYDESGNHKDSDLSNGIYEYDGCCKLKATFSNGKVITFDVISISDSNKNEKTTLMLECFILEIGKSQ